The Mesorhizobium opportunistum WSM2075 DNA window CGTCAGCGGGACTTCGGGTTCGGGCAAGACGACGCTGGCGCTGGCGCTGGTCGACCATTGCCGCCAGCGCGGCCTGTTCTCACGGCTCATCGGCGACGATCAGCTTTTCGCCGAGGCGCATGCGGGGCGGCTGGTGTGCCGCGCGCCCGCCACCATAGAAGGTCTCGCCGAGGTGCCGGGACTTGGGCCGCGGCCGCTGGCGTTCGAACCTGCCTGCGTCGTCGACCTGCATGTGCGCCTGCTGCCGGCTGGTGAAATCGCCCGCTTCCAGGAGGACGCCAGCGACGACATCGCCGGCTGCGCGGTACCGCGGATCGATCTTGCCGAGCGCAATGTCCAGGCTGCCTTGCCGGCCGTGATGGCGCGGCTGTCGATCATGCCTTTTCTATGATCCACCCCCGGTTTTTTGCTGCAATGCGTCAAAATGGCATGGGCCGGCGCAATTTTGGGCTTGTCAACGGGCCTCGCGTCGACAAGATAGCGCTCCCGCCGCCTGGAATGGCTGGCGAGCATAAAATGCGCCTGTGAAGCGGCGATGACGGGAGCCACCAAAGAATGATCGGACTCGTGCTTGTAACGCACGGTCAACTGGCCACCGAGTTCAGACATGCCGTCGAACATGTCGTCGGGCCACAAGACAATTTCGAAACCGTGGCGATCGGTGCCGACGACGATATGGAGCAGCGTCGCCGCGACATCATCGACGCCGTGGCCCGCGTCGACACGGGGGCGGGCGTGATCGTGCTGACCGACATGTTCGGCGGCACGCCGTCGAACCTTGCCATCTCGGTGATGGAGTCCGGCCGCACCGAAGTGATCGCCGGCATGAACCTGCCGATGCTGATCAAGCTGTCATCGATCCGCAAGGGCGACAACATGGCCGCAGCGCTCGACGAGGCGCAGGCCGCCGGCCGCAAATACATCAACGTCGCCAGCCAGCTTCTGAGCAGCAAATGAACGCACTATCCCCGGAAAAAGACCAGATTGTCCGGGAGTTTCCGATCGTCAACCAGCGCGGCCTGCATGCGCGCGCCTCGGCGAAGTTCGTCCAGCTCGCCAGCGGTTTCGACGCCTCCGTCCATGTCGAGAAGGACGGCGTCAAGGTCGGCGGCACGTCGATCATGGGCCTGATGATGCTTGCGGCCAGTCCTGGATACTCGATCCGCGTCACCGCCAGCGGCCCGGAAGCGCTTGAGGTCATGGACGCGCTGGAGCAGCTCGTCGCCTCCCGCTTCGGCGAGGAAAGCTGACCCGAAGGCCCAGCCTAAGCAGCCTCTAGGGACATGCAGGGATAAAGATTTCTTTATATCCCATTGTCGTCTTGGCGCCGATCTGCTAGTCAGGCCGGCAATTCGCGCCCTTCCACGCGCCAACCAACGCGGGCGCATCCGCAACCAATTCGCACGCACAACACTTCGCACGGAGCACTGCCATGACGGGTAGCAAGGACTATGTGGTCGCCGACATCTCGCTTGCCGGCTGGGGCCGCAAGGAACTGGATATCGCCGAAACCGAAATGCCGGGCCTGATGGCCTGCCGCGAGGAATTCGGCGCCAAGAAGCCGCTCAAGGGCGCGCGCATCACCGGCTCGCTGCACATGACCATCCAGACCGCGGTGCTGATCGAGACGCTGAAGGCGCTCGGCGCCGATATCCGCTGGGCGTCCTGCAACATCTTCTCGACCCAGGACCACGCGGCCGCGGCCATCGCCGAAGCCGGCATTCCGGTGTTCGCCGTCAAGGGCGAGAGCCTGGAGCAGTACTGGGACTACACCGACCGGGTCTTCCAGTGGACCGATGGCGGCCTCTCCAACATGATCCTCGATGATGGCGGCGACGCCACCATGTACATCCTGATCGGCGCCCGCGCCGAAGCCGGCGAGGACGTGCTGTCCAACCCGCAGAGCGAGGAAGAGGAATATTTCTACGCGCAGATCAAGAAGCGCCTGAAGGCCTCGCCCGGCTTCTTCACCAAGCAGAAGGCGGCGATCCGCGGCGTCACCGAAGAGACGACCACCGGCGTCAACCGGCTCTACCAGTTGCAGAAGAAGGGCCTGCTGCCCTTCCCGGCCATCAACGTCAACGACTCGGTCACCAAGTCGAAGTTCGACAACAAGTATGGCTGCAAGGAATCGCTGGTCGACGGTATCCGCCGCGGCACCGACACGATGATGGCCGGCAAGGTCGCGGTCGTCTGCGGCTATGGCGACGTCGGCAAGGGCTCGTCGGCCTCGCTCAAGGGCGCCGGCGCCCGCGTCAAGGTCACCGAGGTCGATCCGATCTGCGCACTGCAGGCGGCGATGGACGGCTTTGAAGTCGTCACGCTCGAAGACGCGGCGCCAACCGCCGACATCGTCATCACCACCACCGGCAACAAGGATGTCGTCACCCTCGACCACATGCGCTCGATGAAGGACATGGTGATCGTCGGCAACATCGGCCATTTCGACAACGAGATCCAGGTGGCGTCGCTGCGCAACCTGAAGTGGACCAACGTCAAGCCGCAGGTCGACATGATCACTTTCCCGGACGGCAAGCGGATGATCCTTCTGTCGGAAGGCCGCCTGCTCAATCTCGGCAACGCGACCGGCCATCCGAGCTTCGTCATGTCGGCATCCTTCACCAACCAGGTGCTGGCGCAGATCGAGCTGTTCACCAAGGGCGAGCAGTACCAGAACCAGGTCTATGTCCTGCCCAAGCACCTCGACGAGAAGGTCGCGCGCCTGCATCTCGACAAGCTCGGCGCCCGCCTGACCGAACTGTCGGGCGAACAAGCCGCCTATATCGGCGTCACGCCGCAGGGTCCTTTCAAGCCGGAACACTACCGCTATTAACCAAAGCTAAATTTACTACCAGATATTGACGCCGGGCGATTGACTTTCGCCCGGCTTTATTTTTGCGCGCGATCAGCCTTCACGGCGATTCGGCGAGGGTTTATTGTCAGGTGATTCGCGACGCTTCCGGCCCGAGAGGGGATCAAGAGAGGCGCGTATCAGGGCGGTCTTGCATTCAGTCGGCGGAGAGGACCAAGACATGCCGGGGCAATACCCGCACGGAGCGGGACAGGCCGTTTCCGGCGGCCATGACGATTCGGGGACCACTGGCTCCGCAACCCGGCGCGAGCGTCTTTCATGGCGTGGCCGCGCGGGGCTGCTGCTTGCCGGCTCCATGCTTGCCGGCCCGCTGTTTGGCGCGGCGGCGCGTGCCCAAGCTGCCGGTGTATCGACGGCCGGTCTTTCGATCAGCACGATCGAGGTCATGCAGCTTGCCGTGTTCGTCGGCGTGACAGGCACGGCATTTCTGTCGGCTATCGTCCTGATCCGCGAGCGCGCGCGCACCTCGGCGGAGAATGTCGAACTGAGAAGCCGCGTCGCCGACGTCAACGCGGCGCTGCGCCGTTCGGAGGCGCTGCTCAATCTGCGCGACCAGCGCGTGATCGTCTGGGCCTCGGAAAACAAGAAACCCGAGCTCGTCGGCATATTGCCGGTCGAAAGCGGCGCACCGGAGGAACGGGCGGCGTTCCTCGCCTTCGGCCGCTGGCTGATGCCGCGCTCGGCGGCGGCGCTCGAACATGCCATTGCCGCGTTGCGCGAAAAGGCCAGGCCCTTCGACCTCGTCATCGAATCGCAGGCGGGTGCCCCGCTCGAAGTGCATGGCCGCAAGAGCGCAGCGCATGTGCTGGTGCGGTTTGTGTCGCTTTCCGAAACACAGCGCAGCCAGGCGCGGCTGAAGATCGAGAACCACCGGCTGGCCGCCGACCACGACACGATGATCGGCCTGCTCGAAGCGTTGAAAATGCCGGCGTGGCTGCGCGACGAGCATGGGCGCCTGAAATGGGTCAACCGCGCCTATGCCGACGCGGTCGAAGCCGAGAGTGCGGAAGCCGCCGTGCGCGACGCCAAGGAATTCCTCGGCGGCCAGGCGCGCGAGGCGATCGAGGCCCAGCACAAACTGCATCCGGTTTTCGAGCAGTCGCTCTCCACGGTGATCGAAGGCGACCGCCGGGTGTTCGCGGTGACCGACTTCGCCAGCGCCGACGGTTCGGCCGGCCTTGCCTGCGACACCAGCGCCATCGAGTCCATTCGCGGCGAGTATGAACGCACCGTGCGAAGCCACGCCGACACGCTCGACCAGCTCAACACCGCGGTCGCCATCTTCGACACCGACGAGAAACTGCGCTTCTTCAACCAGGCCTTCCAGAAACTGTGGGGGCTGGACAGTGGCTTCCTGCACAGCGCGCCCGACAACGCTCTTTTGCTCGACCGGCTGCGCAGCGAAGGCAAGATCGCCGAGCAGCCCGAATGGCGCCGCTGGAAGGAAGGCCTGCTGGGCGCCTACCGCGCGGTCGAATCGCAGGAGCACTGGTGGCACCTGCCGGATGGCAAGACCATCCGCGTCGTCGCCAACCCGCAACCCAAGGGCGGCGTCACCTGGGTGTTCGAGAACCTGACCGAGAAAATGGATCTCGAAAGTCGCTACCGGACAGCCGTGCGTGTCCAGGGCGAAACGCTCGACAATCTCGCCGAGGGCGTGGCCGTGTTCGGTCCCGATGGCAAGCTTCGGCTGTCGAATCCGGCCTTCGCAACGCTGTGGGGGCTGGATGCCGAAGCGACCAAGCCGAATGTGCACGTCTCCACCATACGTGACCTTTGCGACCGGCAAGCGGTGGACAGCCCCTGGCCCAGCTTCGTCGCCGCCATCACCGGCTTCGACGACGAACGCCGCGACCGCCACGGCCAGACCGAACTCAACAACGGCACCGTGCTGCGCTACGCCATGATCCCGTTGCCCAACGGGCAGGTGATGATGACTTTCGTCGACGTCACCGACGGCGTCCGTGTCGAACGCGCGCTGAAGGACAAGAACGAGGCGCTGGAAAAGTCCGACCAGCTCAAGAACGACTTCGTCCAGCACGTATCCTACGAGCTGCGTTCGCCGCTGACCAATATCATCGGCTTCACCGAATTGCTCTCGCTACCGACGACCGGGCCCTTGACGCAGAAGCAGCGCGAATATGTCGAGCATGTCGGTTCTTCGTCCTCGGTGCTGCTGACCATCGTCAACGACATACTGGACCTCGCGACGGTGGATGCCGGCATCATGCAGCTCGACATTTCCGAGGTGCATGTCGACCGCACCATCGCGGCGGCCGCCGAACTGGTTGCCGACCGGTTGCAGGAACATTCGATCCGGCTCGAGGTCGATGCCAAGGCTGCGCCCAAGACGTTCCACGGCGACGAGACCCGCATCCGCCAGATCCTCTACAATCTGCTCAGCAACGCCGCCAACTACGCGCCGGAAGCCAGCACCATCCGGCTCGCCTGCCGCCATCTGGCGGACGGCGTGGAATTCTCGGTTCATGACGATGGGCCCGGCATGCCGCCCGATGTGCTCGATTCGGTGTTCCGCCGCTTCGAGCCGCGCGCCAATGGCGGCCGCCGGCGTGGCGCCGGCCTCGGCCTGTCGATCGTCAAGAGCTTCGTCGAGCTGCATGGCGGCGGCGTCCGCATCGAAACCGGCAAGGACAAGGGCACGACCGTCATCTGCACTTTCCCCGACATGCCCGGCATCCGCGCCGCGGCCGAGTAGCGCGCTTCGATGACGGCCCTGGTGCTGGAGCGTTTGCTCGCTGACGAGACAGAGACGGCGCGGTTGGGCGAGGACCTGGCGCTGGCGCTGCGCGCGGGTGACGTGCTGGCGCTCAAGGGCGACCTCGGCGCCGGCAAGTCGACGCTGGCGCGGGCCCTGATCCGGACGCTGGCGGACGATGCCGGTCTCGACGTGCCGAGCCCGACCTTCACCCTGGTGCAAAGCTACGACACGCGCATTCCGGTCCATCATTTCGATCTCTACCGCCTGTCCTCGGCGGCCGAACTCGACGAACTCGGTTTCGACGAAGCGCTG harbors:
- a CDS encoding HPr kinase/phosphorylase, translated to MIAGPVVRPENIHATGLLIGERGILVSGTSGSGKTTLALALVDHCRQRGLFSRLIGDDQLFAEAHAGRLVCRAPATIEGLAEVPGLGPRPLAFEPACVVDLHVRLLPAGEIARFQEDASDDIAGCAVPRIDLAERNVQAALPAVMARLSIMPFL
- a CDS encoding PTS sugar transporter subunit IIA; the encoded protein is MIGLVLVTHGQLATEFRHAVEHVVGPQDNFETVAIGADDDMEQRRRDIIDAVARVDTGAGVIVLTDMFGGTPSNLAISVMESGRTEVIAGMNLPMLIKLSSIRKGDNMAAALDEAQAAGRKYINVASQLLSSK
- a CDS encoding HPr family phosphocarrier protein, whose protein sequence is MNALSPEKDQIVREFPIVNQRGLHARASAKFVQLASGFDASVHVEKDGVKVGGTSIMGLMMLAASPGYSIRVTASGPEALEVMDALEQLVASRFGEES
- the ahcY gene encoding adenosylhomocysteinase, producing the protein MTGSKDYVVADISLAGWGRKELDIAETEMPGLMACREEFGAKKPLKGARITGSLHMTIQTAVLIETLKALGADIRWASCNIFSTQDHAAAAIAEAGIPVFAVKGESLEQYWDYTDRVFQWTDGGLSNMILDDGGDATMYILIGARAEAGEDVLSNPQSEEEEYFYAQIKKRLKASPGFFTKQKAAIRGVTEETTTGVNRLYQLQKKGLLPFPAINVNDSVTKSKFDNKYGCKESLVDGIRRGTDTMMAGKVAVVCGYGDVGKGSSASLKGAGARVKVTEVDPICALQAAMDGFEVVTLEDAAPTADIVITTTGNKDVVTLDHMRSMKDMVIVGNIGHFDNEIQVASLRNLKWTNVKPQVDMITFPDGKRMILLSEGRLLNLGNATGHPSFVMSASFTNQVLAQIELFTKGEQYQNQVYVLPKHLDEKVARLHLDKLGARLTELSGEQAAYIGVTPQGPFKPEHYRY
- a CDS encoding sensor histidine kinase, with the protein product MPGQYPHGAGQAVSGGHDDSGTTGSATRRERLSWRGRAGLLLAGSMLAGPLFGAAARAQAAGVSTAGLSISTIEVMQLAVFVGVTGTAFLSAIVLIRERARTSAENVELRSRVADVNAALRRSEALLNLRDQRVIVWASENKKPELVGILPVESGAPEERAAFLAFGRWLMPRSAAALEHAIAALREKARPFDLVIESQAGAPLEVHGRKSAAHVLVRFVSLSETQRSQARLKIENHRLAADHDTMIGLLEALKMPAWLRDEHGRLKWVNRAYADAVEAESAEAAVRDAKEFLGGQAREAIEAQHKLHPVFEQSLSTVIEGDRRVFAVTDFASADGSAGLACDTSAIESIRGEYERTVRSHADTLDQLNTAVAIFDTDEKLRFFNQAFQKLWGLDSGFLHSAPDNALLLDRLRSEGKIAEQPEWRRWKEGLLGAYRAVESQEHWWHLPDGKTIRVVANPQPKGGVTWVFENLTEKMDLESRYRTAVRVQGETLDNLAEGVAVFGPDGKLRLSNPAFATLWGLDAEATKPNVHVSTIRDLCDRQAVDSPWPSFVAAITGFDDERRDRHGQTELNNGTVLRYAMIPLPNGQVMMTFVDVTDGVRVERALKDKNEALEKSDQLKNDFVQHVSYELRSPLTNIIGFTELLSLPTTGPLTQKQREYVEHVGSSSSVLLTIVNDILDLATVDAGIMQLDISEVHVDRTIAAAAELVADRLQEHSIRLEVDAKAAPKTFHGDETRIRQILYNLLSNAANYAPEASTIRLACRHLADGVEFSVHDDGPGMPPDVLDSVFRRFEPRANGGRRRGAGLGLSIVKSFVELHGGGVRIETGKDKGTTVICTFPDMPGIRAAAE